A single window of Zea mays cultivar B73 chromosome 10, Zm-B73-REFERENCE-NAM-5.0, whole genome shotgun sequence DNA harbors:
- the LOC732825 gene encoding beta-carotene hydroxylase isoform X2: MAAAMTSFVAKNPLLAAAARRRAPPLAGRALPFSPLASTRAPRRTVTCFVPQDTAAPAAPVPALDEEARAAAARRVAEKEARKRSERRTYLVAAVMSSLGVTSMAVAAVYYRFSWQMEGGEVPVIETLGTFALSVGAAVGMEFWARWAHRALWHASLWHMHESHHRPREGPFELNDVFAIVNAAPAISLLAYGFFHRGIVPGLCFGAGLGITLFGMAYMFVHDGLVHRRFPVGPIADVPYFRRVAASHKIHHMDKFGGVPYGLFLGPKELEEVGGLDELVSSPVSEATDTEDAGEEKTRPVVCVVRTSVFMGQSVPNEF, encoded by the exons ATGGCCGCCGCGATGACCAGCTTCGTCGCCAAGAACCCGCTGCTCGCGGCCGCGGCGCGGCGCAGGGCGCCTCCCCTCGCGGGGCGCGCCCTGCCGTTCTCTCCGCTCGCCAGCACCAGGGCCCCGCGCCGCACCGTCACGTGCTTCGTGCCGCAGGACACGGCGGCCCCGGCCGCTCCCGTGCCGGCGCTGGACGAGGAGGCCAGggccgcggcggcgcggcgcgtCGCGGAGAAGGAGGCGCGGAAGCGGTCCGAGCGGCGGACGTACCTGGTGGCCGCCGTGATGTCTAGCCTCGGAGTCACGTCCATGGCCGTCGCCGCCGTGTACTATCGCTTCAGCTGGCAAATGGAG GGCGGCGAGGTGCCGGTGATCGAGACGCTGGGCACGTTCGCGCTCTCCGTCGGGGCGGCG GTCGGGATGGAGTTCTGGGCGCGGTGGGCGCACCGGGCGCTGTGGCACGCCTCCCTGTGGCACATGCACGAGTCGCACCACCGGCCGCGCGAGGGCCCCTTCGAGCTCAACGACGTGTTCGCCATCGTCAACGCCGCGCCGGCCATCTCCCTCCTCGCCTACGGCTTCTTCCACCGCGGCATCGTGCCCGGCCTCTGCTTCGGCGCG GGCCTGGGGATTACGCTGTTCGGCATGGCCTACATGTTCGTCCACGACGGCCTGGTCCACCGCCGCTTTCCGGTCGGCCCCATCGCCGACGTGCCCTACTTCCGCCGAGTGGCTGCCTCGCACAAG ATACACCACATGGACAAGTTCGGCGGCGTCCCGTATGGGCTCTTCCTGGGACCAAAG GAGCTGGAGGAGGTTGGTGGCCTGGACGAGCTTGTTAGCAGTCCGGTGAGTGAAGCTACTGATACTGAAGACGCAG GAGAAGAAAAGACGCGTCCAGTTGTATGCGTTGTCCGAACAAGCGTGTTCATGGGCCAGAGTGTGCCAAATGAGTTCTAG
- the LOC732825 gene encoding beta-carotene hydroxylase has protein sequence MAAAMTSFVAKNPLLAAAARRRAPPLAGRALPFSPLASTRAPRRTVTCFVPQDTAAPAAPVPALDEEARAAAARRVAEKEARKRSERRTYLVAAVMSSLGVTSMAVAAVYYRFSWQMEGGEVPVIETLGTFALSVGAAVGMEFWARWAHRALWHASLWHMHESHHRPREGPFELNDVFAIVNAAPAISLLAYGFFHRGIVPGLCFGAGLGITLFGMAYMFVHDGLVHRRFPVGPIADVPYFRRVAASHKIHHMDKFGGVPYGLFLGPKELEEVGGLDELVSSPVSEATDTEDAGEEKTRPVVCVVRTSVFMGQSVPNEF, from the exons ATGGCCGCCGCGATGACCAGCTTCGTCGCCAAGAACCCGCTGCTCGCGGCCGCGGCGCGGCGCAGGGCGCCTCCCCTCGCGGGGCGCGCCCTGCCGTTCTCTCCGCTCGCCAGCACCAGGGCCCCGCGCCGCACCGTCACGTGCTTCGTGCCGCAGGACACGGCGGCCCCGGCCGCTCCCGTGCCGGCGCTGGACGAGGAGGCCAGggccgcggcggcgcggcgcgtCGCGGAGAAGGAGGCGCGGAAGCGGTCCGAGCGGCGGACGTACCTGGTGGCCGCCGTGATGTCTAGCCTCGGAGTCACGTCCATGGCCGTCGCCGCCGTGTACTATCGCTTCAGCTGGCAAATGGAG GGCGGCGAGGTGCCGGTGATCGAGACGCTGGGCACGTTCGCGCTCTCCGTCGGGGCGGCG GTCGGGATGGAGTTCTGGGCGCGGTGGGCGCACCGGGCGCTGTGGCACGCCTCCCTGTGGCACATGCACGAGTCGCACCACCGGCCGCGCGAGGGCCCCTTCGAGCTCAACGACGTGTTCGCCATCGTCAACGCCGCGCCGGCCATCTCCCTCCTCGCCTACGGCTTCTTCCACCGCGGCATCGTGCCCGGCCTCTGCTTCGGCGCG GGCCTGGGGATTACGCTGTTCGGCATGGCCTACATGTTCGTCCACGACGGCCTGGTCCACCGCCGCTTTCCGGTCGGCCCCATCGCCGACGTGCCCTACTTCCGCCGAGTGGCTGCCTCGCACAAG ATACACCACATGGACAAGTTCGGCGGCGTCCCGTATGGGCTCTTCCTGGGACCAAAG GAGCTGGAGGAGGTTGGTGGCCTGGACGAGCTTGTTAGCAGTCCGGTGAGTGAAGCTACTGATACTGAAGACGCAGGAGAAGAAAAGACGCGTCCAGTTGTATGCGTTGTCCGAACAAGCGTGTTCATGGGCCAGAGTGTGCCAAATGAGTTCTAG